TTAATTGCAAGGAGGATCATCAAAAGATAGCATCGGCCATGCATTCCGTCCCCTCGCATCTCTCGGTAGAGGACCCTGAGGTTCCCGCCCCCCTCGCATCAACACGGCTTTGGGATTACGACCAGCTTTGTACACCCGCGGGGGCCTCTACCGAAAGACCTCGCGGGGACGGGAATATCATCGATTATAATTCTTTATTGGAACTTTTTTACTTGATCAACATATCGATCAATGCCTTTTTAAGATTTGGAAATAGTTTTTCAAATAATTCGCGTTTATGTTCAGGGACATCACTTATATCGGTAGCAATCAAATAAACCACGGCTTCCGGTACTTCAAAAAAATCACAGAGCTTTTTTAAGGTTGAAGGATTGGGACGTTTTATTCCACTCTCAATCTGTGACAGCGAAGTTTGTGTCAAATCGCATTGCTTAGCTAGCTCCGTTTGATTTAGATTTTTCTCCAATCGCAGTTCTTTGATTGCTTTTCCTATATTCATAATTATTTCCAATGGTCTGAGATATCTCTGATGATTTCGATAACCATCACGATAATCTGGATGTAGTTTATTTTATCCTCCTCGCTAATTTCAACAAGGGATTGATGCTTTATTGTTTCTTCTAGCCTTTCTTTTGCTCGGCGTATTTTATTTAAATTGCTTTCACTGAGATTCGATTCTGTAGATACAAGAACCTCTTCTAAGTCCTTGATAATTACTGCTATATTTTCTATATTCATGATTTACACGTGTTGACCAATAAAAAAAGTTACTTAATGGGTTACTGTTTTTTTGGTTAACATCGTTTTCTTCGTCCAACCGTCTGCATAGAAAGTGCATAATAGTCCGAAGTAATTCCCGGAAATCTACCAAGTTGCCAGCACCCTCTAAAATCCCATGTAAATAGATGATGAATAAAGTGCTTTTATGGATTTTATGTTCCAGCCATACAAAGTATTCAGCAAGTGCTTTTTTAAATGCATTGTATAAATAGAGGGTATTATTCGCTCGGTAAAAATCAATGGAAAGTTGAATCTTTTGAATCAGCTTTTGTTCCTTTTCGCCCAAACTACTAACTGATTTTTCGGTACGACGAACAACAAATTTTTCAAATCCGGCTATCTGCGCTACAGCCGCATCATGAAATCCATATATTGGATCCTCATATAGAATAACTTTAAATAAATCATCAAGGCGATCAGAAACCTTTCTATTATACAATA
The genomic region above belongs to Mucilaginibacter sp. KACC 22773 and contains:
- a CDS encoding helix-turn-helix domain-containing protein, translating into MNIGKAIKELRLEKNLNQTELAKQCDLTQTSLSQIESGIKRPNPSTLKKLCDFFEVPEAVVYLIATDISDVPEHKRELFEKLFPNLKKALIDMLIK